From the genome of Pantoea alfalfae, one region includes:
- a CDS encoding ABC transporter permease, with the protein MRNFILRRLLNTLPMLLFASFIIFMLFAKTPGDFIDGNVTLTAARAAELKAIYGLDQPLLTRYLHWLGQLVRGDLGFSLQYQIPVTQLLNQYVWNSFLLASVALVFYWGIGLAAGIASAIKPNSWFDHLVSVLVFAAMSFPTFFLCLLLIKWFAVDLHWLPVGGMTNTGSDDSGWAYIVQVAAHLMLPVLALVMLQAGSLTRYFRASMLDVIKMDFIRTARAKGLRERTVIMKHALRNALLPIITLLGFELPGLFSGALITEKVFNWPGAGHIHIDSLAARDYPVLMGFTLFLAVLTILGNLLADVLYAWADPRIRVSS; encoded by the coding sequence ATGAGAAATTTTATCCTGAGGCGGCTGCTGAACACCCTGCCCATGCTGCTGTTTGCCTCTTTTATCATCTTTATGTTGTTTGCAAAGACACCCGGTGACTTTATTGATGGCAACGTGACGCTGACCGCCGCGCGCGCGGCTGAGCTGAAGGCGATTTACGGCCTTGATCAGCCGCTGCTCACCCGCTATCTGCACTGGCTCGGCCAGCTGGTGCGGGGTGATTTGGGTTTCTCACTGCAATACCAGATTCCTGTCACTCAGTTGCTCAATCAATACGTCTGGAATTCCTTCCTGCTCGCCAGTGTCGCACTGGTATTTTACTGGGGAATTGGCCTGGCCGCCGGTATCGCGTCGGCAATCAAACCCAACTCGTGGTTCGATCATCTGGTCAGCGTGCTGGTGTTTGCCGCAATGTCTTTTCCAACCTTTTTTCTCTGCCTGCTGTTAATCAAATGGTTTGCGGTAGATCTGCACTGGTTGCCGGTCGGCGGCATGACCAACACCGGCAGTGATGACAGCGGCTGGGCCTATATTGTCCAGGTGGCGGCCCACCTGATGCTGCCAGTGCTGGCACTGGTAATGTTGCAGGCGGGCAGCCTGACGCGCTATTTTCGCGCCAGCATGCTCGACGTCATCAAAATGGATTTCATCCGCACTGCCCGGGCAAAAGGTTTACGCGAACGCACGGTGATCATGAAACATGCATTGCGCAATGCGCTGCTGCCGATCATTACCCTGCTCGGCTTTGAGCTGCCGGGCCTGTTCTCGGGTGCTCTCATCACCGAAAAAGTCTTCAACTGGCCGGGTGCAGGACATATCCACATCGATTCGCTCGCTGCCCGTGACTATCCGGTGCTGATGGGTTTCACGCTGTTCCTGGCGGTATTAACTATCCTCGGCAATCTGCTGGCCGACGTGCTTTACGCGTGGGCTGACCCGCGTATTCGGGTGAGTTCATGA
- a CDS encoding ABC transporter substrate-binding protein, which translates to MQFRLKIALFSSLAAFSSMTFADDALKEGITPATDSSQIPAAAKLRKDTVVAGISEPQGIFNPYFFVNGWDENVTNVIFSRLIDWDSHGNLVPGLAESWTVSPDNKVYTIKLRPNLTFSDGSPLTAKDVAFTLTVLYDPKYDGDTDITLANIAGGAEYKTGKADSVSGLKVIDPLTLQITTTQPGATTLAKIGGPVLSEAYYGKGYQRGNLDYLRTLHGKPLGNGPYVYDKYIPGQEIRFHANSHFYRGTPPTPRFIYRVTNPSTNFQLFQTGETDYDAFTSRPDDIEQLKLLGFANINLYGSSDYSKVEFNVRRPALQDAKVRQALIYGLDRQKLIDVVYQGYGKVAVEPIAPISWAYNPDGVNPYKYDPAQAKKLLDEAGWKPGADGIRVKDGKRLELTLLASKKVLNDALIPIAKEDWQQIGVLLKPQVVDFNALMAQRKAGNYDLASFSTSTLNDPHDGVWDYYSTEAKESGYNNPQVDKLINEGNAVLDVAQRKPIYHQLYKVLADDPPVILLGYRQILSASSARVTGFKPDIYNGLTGSLPDVKIVK; encoded by the coding sequence ATGCAGTTCAGACTTAAAATAGCACTCTTCAGCAGCCTGGCAGCCTTCAGCTCTATGACGTTTGCCGACGATGCCCTTAAAGAAGGTATCACCCCGGCCACCGATTCCAGCCAGATTCCGGCAGCGGCGAAATTGCGCAAAGATACGGTGGTGGCGGGCATTTCTGAACCTCAGGGAATTTTTAACCCTTACTTTTTTGTCAACGGCTGGGATGAAAATGTCACCAACGTCATTTTTTCACGCCTGATTGACTGGGACAGCCACGGCAATCTGGTGCCGGGTCTGGCGGAAAGCTGGACGGTAAGCCCGGATAACAAAGTCTATACCATTAAGCTGCGCCCCAATCTGACGTTCAGCGACGGCTCCCCACTCACCGCCAAAGACGTCGCCTTTACCCTTACCGTCCTGTACGACCCGAAATATGATGGCGACACCGACATCACGCTCGCGAATATTGCCGGGGGCGCGGAATATAAAACAGGTAAAGCCGACAGCGTCAGTGGCCTGAAAGTGATCGATCCCCTCACGCTCCAGATCACCACCACACAACCTGGCGCAACCACACTGGCAAAAATTGGCGGGCCGGTGCTGTCGGAAGCTTATTACGGCAAAGGCTATCAGCGTGGCAATCTTGACTATCTGCGCACCCTGCATGGCAAACCGCTGGGCAATGGCCCCTATGTCTATGACAAATACATCCCCGGGCAGGAAATTCGTTTTCATGCCAATAGCCACTTTTATCGTGGCACACCGCCAACGCCTCGTTTTATTTATCGCGTCACTAACCCCTCAACCAATTTCCAGTTGTTCCAGACCGGTGAAACGGATTACGACGCCTTCACTTCACGACCGGATGATATTGAACAGCTGAAACTGCTCGGCTTTGCCAATATCAACCTCTACGGGTCCAGTGATTACAGCAAAGTCGAGTTCAACGTTCGCCGCCCGGCGTTGCAGGATGCGAAAGTGCGTCAGGCGCTGATTTACGGGCTGGATCGTCAGAAGCTAATCGATGTGGTGTACCAGGGGTATGGCAAGGTTGCTGTCGAACCTATCGCGCCTATCTCCTGGGCATATAACCCGGATGGCGTGAATCCCTACAAATACGATCCGGCACAGGCGAAAAAATTGCTTGATGAGGCGGGCTGGAAACCCGGAGCCGATGGTATTCGCGTAAAGGACGGCAAACGTCTTGAACTGACCTTACTGGCGAGCAAAAAAGTGCTGAACGACGCGCTTATCCCGATCGCCAAAGAGGACTGGCAGCAAATTGGTGTGCTGCTGAAACCTCAGGTGGTGGACTTCAATGCGCTGATGGCGCAGCGCAAAGCGGGCAATTACGACCTGGCGTCCTTTAGTACCAGCACGTTAAACGATCCGCATGACGGGGTATGGGATTACTACAGCACCGAGGCTAAGGAGTCCGGCTATAACAATCCTCAGGTGGATAAGCTGATTAATGAAGGCAATGCCGTGCTGGATGTGGCACAGCGCAAACCGATTTATCACCAGCTGTACAAAGTGCTGGCAGATGACCCACCGGTGATCCTGCTCGGCTATCGCCAGATCCTCTCCGCCAGCAGCGCCCGCGTGACCGGCTTTAAACCGGATATCTATAACGGCCTGACCGGCAGTCTGCCGGACGTCAAAATCGTTAAGTAA
- a CDS encoding LLM class flavin-dependent oxidoreductase: protein MTQPAISHISFLTPGNYPDDAPLQGLEQTLQLFERGEQLGFNGAWVRQRHLEHGVSSASTFLAAATQRTRQIELGSAVIQMGYESPFRLAEDLATVDILARGRLNVGLSAGAPNHLELIGHSVWGDAWQQQDFSYQRVLTLRDNLSGRFFGDDNTVIISPGNTQRPRVQPFAAGLVDRLWYGGGSLRSARWAGSHGFNLLAGNLTSGEETDDFYQAQRTQIQLYRENLAAVGRRAARIALGRIIIPTDSADATTRRHYQQFAASRHSRTLAPQGSRRTLFSQDIVGSAEQILERLFHDPVLRLVNELRIELPYELHYAEYSQIISDFATLIAPELGWTALPHVSHVGPE, encoded by the coding sequence ATGACGCAACCGGCTATCTCGCATATCTCGTTTCTGACACCGGGGAATTATCCTGATGACGCTCCGCTTCAGGGGCTTGAACAGACGTTACAGCTGTTCGAACGCGGTGAACAGCTGGGTTTTAATGGTGCCTGGGTACGCCAGCGACATCTGGAACATGGCGTATCGTCAGCCAGCACCTTTCTCGCGGCCGCCACGCAACGTACCCGCCAGATAGAACTGGGCAGCGCCGTAATTCAGATGGGTTATGAGAGTCCATTTCGTCTGGCTGAAGACCTGGCGACAGTGGATATTCTCGCCAGAGGACGGTTGAATGTCGGCCTGAGCGCAGGCGCGCCTAATCATCTTGAGTTAATCGGTCATTCTGTCTGGGGTGATGCCTGGCAGCAGCAGGATTTTTCTTACCAGCGCGTCCTGACTCTGCGCGATAACCTGAGTGGCCGCTTCTTCGGTGATGACAATACGGTCATTATCTCACCCGGCAATACGCAACGCCCGCGTGTTCAGCCCTTTGCAGCCGGTCTGGTCGACAGATTGTGGTACGGCGGAGGATCACTTCGCTCGGCGCGCTGGGCAGGCAGCCACGGGTTTAATCTGCTCGCGGGCAATCTCACCTCCGGTGAAGAAACGGATGATTTTTACCAGGCACAGCGGACACAAATCCAGCTGTATCGTGAAAATCTCGCGGCTGTCGGTCGGCGTGCGGCGCGCATCGCCCTGGGACGCATCATCATTCCCACCGACAGTGCGGATGCCACCACCCGCAGACATTATCAGCAGTTTGCCGCCAGCCGCCACTCGCGCACTCTGGCACCCCAGGGCTCCCGACGCACCCTGTTCTCTCAGGATATCGTGGGCAGTGCGGAGCAGATTCTCGAACGGCTGTTTCACGATCCCGTCTTACGTCTGGTGAATGAGCTGAGAATTGAACTGCCTTATGAATTGCATTATGCGGAGTACAGCCAGATTATCAGCGATTTTGCGACGCTGATTGCGCCGGAGTTGGGCTGGACAGCACTGCCGCATGTCTCACACGTTGGGCCCGAATGA
- a CDS encoding aliphatic sulfonate ABC transporter substrate-binding protein, which translates to MTRWIPRTAVAALILCAGMAMATEPLTLRIGFLRGPTDLALAKEKGTLEKALAAHQVNVVWSGPFAAAAPAYEALNAGSIDMTTGSSTAFVTAIAAGLPLRFFAYQAMPAEGEGIVVRNSSDIHSLQDLRGKKVAVNKGGTGEYLLSRALDRAGIPEQEVAKVYLSPSDTGTAFVGGHVDAWATWDPFLSLARQSYDARQLSTGQQIGSENAAGYFVSEAFYKAHPEVLNWVYDVLQQENHWAKVHPLEAGKIWASQMGQQGSTLAALLGKVNTVPVTPVDDAAITHIGHIADWYQQQGLIASHPDTRQHVVTLTP; encoded by the coding sequence ATGACCCGCTGGATACCCCGTACCGCTGTTGCTGCACTGATACTGTGTGCCGGGATGGCCATGGCGACTGAACCGCTCACGCTGCGCATTGGTTTTCTGCGTGGCCCCACGGACTTAGCACTGGCTAAAGAGAAAGGAACGCTGGAAAAAGCGCTGGCCGCGCATCAGGTGAACGTCGTCTGGTCGGGCCCTTTTGCGGCTGCCGCCCCGGCTTATGAAGCGTTAAATGCCGGTTCAATTGACATGACCACCGGCAGCTCCACAGCGTTTGTTACCGCCATCGCTGCGGGTTTGCCGTTGCGTTTCTTCGCTTATCAGGCCATGCCCGCTGAAGGTGAAGGGATTGTGGTGCGCAATAGCAGCGATATCCATTCATTGCAGGATCTGCGCGGCAAAAAGGTGGCGGTGAACAAAGGCGGGACCGGCGAGTATCTGCTCTCACGCGCGCTGGATCGTGCCGGAATTCCGGAGCAGGAGGTGGCCAAAGTTTATCTCAGCCCTTCCGACACCGGTACGGCATTTGTAGGGGGACATGTCGATGCCTGGGCGACCTGGGATCCCTTCCTCTCTCTGGCCAGGCAGAGTTATGACGCCCGCCAGCTGAGTACGGGTCAGCAGATTGGTTCGGAAAATGCAGCAGGTTATTTCGTCAGCGAGGCGTTTTATAAGGCGCACCCTGAAGTGCTTAACTGGGTTTATGACGTATTGCAGCAAGAGAACCACTGGGCCAAAGTCCATCCGCTTGAGGCAGGTAAGATCTGGGCTTCACAGATGGGGCAGCAGGGAAGCACACTGGCGGCACTGCTGGGCAAGGTCAACACCGTTCCTGTTACGCCGGTCGATGACGCCGCAATAACCCATATCGGGCATATAGCCGACTGGTATCAGCAACAGGGTCTGATCGCCAGCCATCCGGACACTCGCCAGCATGTCGTCACGCTGACGCCTTAA
- a CDS encoding ABC transporter substrate-binding protein: MKIRLGSHPSNLSLFILRHRGVIEPAARDRGWQLEWFDYTLGARSGEWLADEQVDVVGTGSTPPISAQATGLDVAYLASSPPRNNNCALLTLQSNTISSLRGKRLTGMPGSFTDHFLARLLQKQNLRRTDVTLLDLQGQDAMTALRNGDIDGWLAIDPWLTRALQIKDVVARSTVGDEIINRSLFWTRAAWQQRYPEVAAWIVKQLRVNDAWIEQHPVAAAQILADKLNPTTLPDEWLETIRGRPWGITPANDALLAEQQQQADDLFAVGFIPMALSLNARRQI, translated from the coding sequence ATGAAAATCCGTCTGGGAAGCCATCCCAGTAATCTCTCGCTGTTTATTCTGCGCCATCGCGGAGTCATCGAACCTGCCGCCAGAGACCGGGGCTGGCAGCTGGAATGGTTCGACTATACCCTGGGCGCACGCAGCGGCGAGTGGCTGGCTGATGAACAGGTCGATGTGGTTGGCACCGGGTCAACCCCGCCGATAAGTGCGCAGGCCACCGGGCTGGACGTCGCTTATCTCGCCAGCTCGCCGCCACGTAATAACAACTGCGCGTTGCTGACATTGCAAAGCAACACTATCTCCTCGCTGCGTGGTAAACGACTGACGGGCATGCCCGGTTCTTTCACCGATCATTTTCTGGCGCGTCTGCTGCAAAAACAAAACCTGCGCCGCACCGATGTCACCCTGCTGGACCTGCAGGGGCAGGATGCCATGACTGCGTTACGCAATGGCGACATTGATGGCTGGCTGGCAATCGATCCCTGGCTGACTCGCGCGTTACAGATAAAGGATGTCGTTGCGCGCTCCACCGTCGGCGATGAAATCATTAACCGTTCACTGTTCTGGACGCGTGCCGCGTGGCAGCAACGTTACCCCGAAGTCGCAGCCTGGATCGTGAAACAGTTGCGCGTAAATGATGCCTGGATTGAGCAGCATCCGGTAGCCGCCGCGCAGATCCTTGCCGACAAGCTCAACCCAACCACCCTGCCCGATGAGTGGCTGGAAACAATACGCGGGCGTCCCTGGGGGATCACCCCTGCCAATGACGCTCTGTTAGCCGAACAGCAGCAGCAGGCTGACGATCTTTTTGCCGTGGGGTTCATCCCGATGGCTTTATCCCTGAACGCCAGGAGACAGATATGA
- a CDS encoding LLM class flavin-dependent oxidoreductase produces MEIYWYLTAPDGHQPWTASGSRQVNYAYFQQVARAVDHLGFTGALLATGAHDPWILGAALIPYTERMKFLIAIQPGLISPTLLAKMAVTFNQFSKGRVLLNVVSGDKNTLGAYGMHLDHDARYDLSDEFLQVLRPLLNEENVSFKGEHLDIENARLALSNGGYPPPPLWFGGSSEAAQEVAAKHIDTYLSWGETPPQAAEKIARVKARADKYHRQLRYGIRLYVIVRETDELA; encoded by the coding sequence GTGGAAATTTACTGGTATCTGACCGCGCCAGACGGTCATCAACCCTGGACCGCCTCCGGCAGCCGGCAGGTCAACTACGCCTATTTCCAGCAGGTCGCTCGAGCGGTAGATCATCTGGGTTTTACCGGCGCGCTGCTGGCGACCGGTGCACATGATCCCTGGATTCTGGGGGCGGCACTTATTCCCTATACCGAACGCATGAAGTTCCTGATTGCAATCCAGCCGGGTCTGATCTCACCCACCCTGCTTGCCAAAATGGCCGTGACGTTTAACCAGTTTTCGAAAGGCCGGGTGCTGCTCAACGTGGTCAGCGGTGATAAAAATACGCTGGGCGCTTACGGCATGCATCTGGATCACGATGCCCGATATGATCTCAGTGACGAATTTTTGCAGGTATTACGTCCCCTGCTTAATGAAGAAAATGTCAGCTTCAAAGGGGAACACCTGGATATTGAGAACGCCAGGCTGGCATTGAGCAACGGCGGATATCCCCCGCCACCGCTGTGGTTTGGTGGCTCCTCTGAAGCGGCACAGGAAGTCGCGGCAAAGCACATCGACACCTATCTCTCCTGGGGGGAAACACCGCCGCAGGCCGCAGAGAAAATCGCCCGGGTGAAAGCCAGAGCCGATAAATACCATCGCCAGTTACGCTACGGCATTCGTCTTTATGTGATCGTGCGCGAAACCGATGAACTTGCGTGA
- a CDS encoding Gfo/Idh/MocA family protein, with translation MNKVRIGMIGSGYIGRCHAIAYAQAPTVFALKGEIVREMLAEVNPELAARQAATFGFARSTGDWRALVSDPAIDVVDICAPNFLHKEMALEAIRHGKHVYSEKPLSLSVADAQEMVAAAEAAGVKTLVGFNYMKNPTSQLAKEIIARGEIGDVVHFYGTHNEDYLARPETPLDWHCQKALAGLGALGDLAAHIVNMAHYLVGDITEVSGDMMTVITSRPDPKEPARLLPVENEDQASALLRFRNGAHGVIETSRIACGAKMGLTYIVTGTKGTLRYTQERMAELELYLHDEPAGRQGFKTILTGPAHPDYANFCVSAGHGIGFNDQKTVEIRDLINGIAAGDRMWPDFAEGLQVQRVLEAIALSAEQRRWVEV, from the coding sequence ATGAACAAAGTCAGAATCGGCATGATTGGCAGCGGCTATATCGGGCGCTGCCACGCCATTGCCTATGCCCAGGCCCCCACTGTATTCGCGCTGAAAGGCGAAATCGTGCGGGAGATGCTGGCCGAAGTGAATCCTGAGCTGGCGGCGCGTCAGGCGGCGACCTTTGGTTTTGCGCGCTCCACCGGCGACTGGCGCGCGTTGGTCAGCGATCCGGCGATTGATGTGGTAGATATCTGCGCGCCTAACTTCCTGCACAAAGAGATGGCGCTGGAGGCGATACGCCACGGCAAGCACGTCTATTCAGAAAAGCCGCTGTCGCTGAGCGTGGCGGATGCGCAGGAGATGGTGGCGGCCGCCGAAGCGGCAGGGGTGAAAACCCTCGTCGGCTTCAACTATATGAAAAACCCGACCAGCCAGCTGGCAAAAGAGATCATTGCCAGAGGCGAGATTGGTGACGTGGTGCATTTCTACGGCACCCATAACGAAGATTATCTCGCCAGACCGGAAACGCCGCTCGACTGGCACTGCCAGAAAGCGCTGGCAGGGCTCGGCGCGCTGGGCGATCTGGCGGCGCACATCGTGAATATGGCGCACTACCTGGTCGGGGATATTACCGAGGTCAGCGGCGACATGATGACGGTCATCACCTCACGGCCCGACCCGAAAGAACCTGCGCGACTGTTACCGGTAGAAAACGAAGATCAGGCCAGCGCGCTGCTGCGCTTCCGCAATGGCGCACACGGCGTGATTGAAACCTCACGCATTGCCTGTGGCGCAAAAATGGGCCTGACCTATATTGTCACCGGCACCAAAGGCACGCTCCGTTACACCCAGGAGCGCATGGCGGAACTGGAGCTTTATCTGCATGACGAACCTGCCGGGCGACAGGGATTTAAAACCATCCTGACCGGACCGGCCCATCCTGACTACGCGAACTTCTGCGTTTCAGCCGGACACGGCATCGGGTTTAACGATCAGAAAACGGTGGAGATCCGCGACCTGATCAACGGTATCGCGGCGGGCGATCGCATGTGGCCCGATTTTGCCGAGGGATTACAGGTGCAGAGAGTGCTGGAAGCGATTGCCCTCTCCGCAGAGCAGCGCCGCTGGGTCGAGGTGTAA
- a CDS encoding glycosyltransferase family 8 protein — MFAWVTLLTQPDYLVGVKALHRSLQESQSQWPLVVMTTPAISDADCQSLQDEGCVIKPVEPLYPRDDLDQHYASAQFGEVWTKLRAWQLTDYERVVFLDADMLVLQNMDELFTLDLGDNPLAACHACRCNPNQIASYPPEWQPEQCHYTWQARGEQAPDSVDYYLNGGFLVLKPDSAMFDVLEKRIAAIDDLSAYPFSEQDLLNEVFVDRWKPLSYIYNALKTLPFQHSGLWQGDEVKNLHYILAKPWKRDLSQPESQRDRFYALDKLWWEKSGLI, encoded by the coding sequence ATGTTTGCCTGGGTAACGCTGTTAACACAACCCGACTATCTGGTGGGCGTCAAAGCGCTGCACCGTTCGCTGCAGGAGAGCCAGAGCCAGTGGCCACTGGTGGTGATGACCACGCCAGCCATTTCAGACGCTGACTGTCAGAGTCTGCAGGATGAGGGCTGTGTGATTAAACCGGTTGAACCACTCTATCCGCGCGACGATCTCGATCAGCATTACGCCTCGGCGCAGTTCGGCGAAGTCTGGACCAAGCTGCGCGCCTGGCAGCTCACCGATTATGAGCGTGTGGTGTTCCTGGATGCCGATATGCTGGTACTGCAGAACATGGATGAGCTGTTTACCCTGGATCTGGGCGATAACCCGCTGGCCGCCTGTCACGCCTGCCGCTGTAATCCGAACCAGATTGCCTCTTATCCGCCAGAATGGCAGCCCGAGCAGTGCCACTACACCTGGCAGGCACGCGGTGAGCAGGCTCCGGACAGCGTTGACTACTACCTGAACGGCGGTTTTCTGGTGCTTAAGCCCGACAGTGCGATGTTCGATGTACTGGAAAAACGGATTGCGGCGATTGACGATCTCAGCGCTTATCCCTTCTCCGAGCAGGATCTGCTGAATGAAGTCTTTGTCGATCGCTGGAAACCGCTCTCGTATATCTACAATGCGTTAAAAACGCTGCCATTCCAGCACAGCGGTCTGTGGCAGGGGGATGAGGTGAAGAACCTGCACTACATTCTTGCGAAGCCCTGGAAGCGCGACCTGAGCCAGCCCGAGAGCCAGCGCGACCGCTTCTATGCGCTGGATAAACTGTGGTGGGAAAAAAGCGGCCTGATCTGA
- a CDS encoding D-arabinono-1,4-lactone oxidase, with protein MSRDARLYPLRQTHVEPNDDALWNWAQNAQIGTHHQVQRPASEAELQKLISESHGKIRVIGSKLSPGRMLHVADNDVLLDLSALSGQLASDEQSVTFGGATPLEQVYRSLTDMNRMLASSPGVIAIQTLAGAMATGTHGQGLQQSSIADEALAIRMVLADGSVREFVRGDADFPAAQVSLGALGIVTAVTLRTQPFKIFTCHKNAVSADTLEEDLLQWNNDYPLSKAWWFVDDNLMHVWNAHEASDEERQRYEAQGRQVVEHEGDVDDSLNDTIDQTLAHMHRDTQIQGKGGKQFRTVTRFRDFTDVTGDIYQLFCRGIAVPQINVEIGVPLAKTPAIIRRIKAWYAENRPHMHYPIILRCTGASSAWLSPAAGQPTCFFGFVVYYADDGSLSQEGLHFLTEVEKLLAEEGGRPHWGKYYDEERYNWREIYPQWDAFRTLRSQLDPQGRLGNDYITPLFD; from the coding sequence GTGAGCAGAGACGCACGCCTCTATCCGCTTCGCCAGACCCATGTTGAACCCAATGATGATGCGCTGTGGAACTGGGCGCAGAATGCGCAAATTGGCACTCATCATCAGGTTCAGCGTCCCGCCAGCGAAGCAGAACTACAGAAACTGATCAGCGAATCACACGGCAAAATCCGGGTGATCGGCAGCAAGCTGTCGCCCGGCCGGATGCTGCATGTCGCCGATAACGATGTACTGCTCGATCTCAGCGCACTGAGCGGTCAGCTCGCCAGTGATGAGCAGAGCGTGACCTTTGGTGGTGCCACCCCGCTTGAGCAGGTTTATCGCAGCCTGACCGACATGAACCGGATGCTGGCGTCATCGCCGGGTGTGATTGCGATTCAGACGCTGGCAGGCGCGATGGCGACCGGTACGCACGGTCAGGGTTTGCAGCAGAGTTCCATTGCCGATGAAGCGCTGGCCATACGGATGGTGCTGGCCGATGGCAGCGTGCGGGAATTTGTCCGCGGCGACGCTGACTTTCCGGCGGCGCAGGTCTCGCTGGGGGCGCTGGGCATTGTCACTGCCGTTACCCTGCGCACCCAGCCGTTTAAGATCTTTACCTGCCACAAAAATGCTGTCTCTGCCGATACGCTGGAAGAGGATCTGCTGCAGTGGAACAACGACTATCCGCTGAGCAAGGCCTGGTGGTTTGTTGACGACAACCTGATGCACGTCTGGAACGCCCATGAGGCGAGCGATGAAGAGCGTCAGCGCTATGAAGCGCAGGGTCGCCAGGTGGTCGAGCATGAGGGTGACGTTGATGACAGCCTCAACGACACCATCGACCAGACGCTGGCGCATATGCACCGCGACACGCAGATTCAGGGCAAAGGCGGAAAACAATTCCGTACCGTCACCCGTTTTCGCGACTTCACCGATGTTACCGGTGACATTTATCAGCTGTTCTGCCGCGGCATCGCGGTCCCCCAGATCAATGTGGAAATCGGCGTGCCGCTGGCAAAAACCCCGGCCATCATCCGCCGGATTAAGGCGTGGTATGCGGAGAACCGTCCGCATATGCACTACCCGATTATCCTGCGCTGCACCGGCGCGTCCTCAGCCTGGCTCAGCCCGGCTGCTGGCCAGCCGACCTGCTTTTTCGGCTTTGTGGTCTATTACGCCGACGATGGCTCGCTGTCCCAGGAAGGGCTGCACTTCCTGACCGAAGTGGAAAAACTGCTCGCCGAAGAGGGCGGACGCCCGCACTGGGGCAAGTATTACGACGAAGAACGCTACAACTGGCGTGAGATCTATCCGCAGTGGGACGCCTTCCGCACCCTGCGCAGCCAGCTCGACCCGCAGGGCCGACTGGGGAACGACTACATCACGCCACTTTTTGACTGA